The proteins below are encoded in one region of Struthio camelus isolate bStrCam1 chromosome 11, bStrCam1.hap1, whole genome shotgun sequence:
- the MTMR1 gene encoding myotubularin-related protein 1 isoform X8 yields the protein MEEAPLFPGESIKVIAKDVMYICPFMGAVSGTLTVTDFRMYIKSVERDPPFVVDVPLGVINRVEKIGVQSHGDNSCGIEIVCKDMRNLRLAYKQEEQNRLEIFENLVTRAFPLSNGLPLFAFSYKEKFAANGWKIYDPMAEYKRQGLPNESWKISKINNTFELCDTYPAILVVPTSVKDDDLSKVAAFRAKGRVPVLSWIHPESQATITRCSQPLVGPNDKHCKEDEKYLQTIMDANAQSHKLIIFDARQNSVADTNKAKGGGYESESAYPNAELVFLEIHNIHVMRESLRKLKEIVYPTIDETRWLSNVDSTHWLEYIRMLLAGAVRIADKIESSKTSVVVHCSDGWDRTAQLTALAMLMLDSYYRTIKGFEVLIEKEWISFGHRFAMRVGHGDDDHADADRSPIFLQFIDCVWQMTKQFPSAFEFNELFLITILDHLYSCLFGTFLCNCEKERVKEEVSTKTVSLWSYVNSQLDEFTNPFYVNYENHVLYPVASLNHLELWVNYYVRWNPRMRPQVPIHQNLKELLAIRTELQKKVEDLQREAATRSISSSSDRGSSPSHSATPVHTSV from the exons ATGGAAGAAGCTCCACTTTTTCCTGGAGAATCAATCAAAGTTATTG CTAAAGATGTTATGTATATCTGTCCATTTATGGGAGCAGTCAGCGGCACACTGACGGTGACGGACTTCAGAATGTATATCAAAAGTGTTGAAAGG GATCCACCTTTTGTTGTTGATGTCCCCCTTGGAGTAATAAACAGAGTTGAAAAAATTGGAGTACAGAGCCATGGGGACAACTCATGTGGTATAGAAATAGTTTGCAAG GATATGAGAAACTTGCGGCTTGCCTATAAacaggaagagcagaacagattgGAGATTTTTGAAAACCTCGTTACACGTGCATTTCCTCTTTCTAATGGGCTG ccgCTTTTTGCATTCAGCTATAAAGAGAAATTTGCTGCTAACGGCTGGAAAATATATGATCCAATGGCTGAATATAAGAGGCAG GGCTTGCCCAATGAGAGTTGGAAAATATCCAAAATTAACAACACCTTTGAGCTTTGTGATACATATCCTGCTATTCTTGTTGTGCCAACCAGTGTAAAGGATGATGACCTCTCAAAAGTGGCAGCATTTAGAGCAAAAGGCAGAGTTCCA gtgTTATCCTGGATTCATCCTGAGAGCCAAGCAACGATAACACGATGCAGTCAACCATTGGTAGGCCCAAATGATAAGCATtgtaaagaagatgaaaaatatttgcagacaatAATGGATGCAAATGCTCAATCACATAAACTTATCATCTTTGATGCCAGACAGAATAGCGTTGCAGATACGAACAAG GCAAAAGGTGGAGGATATGAAAGTGAAAGTGCCTACCCAAATGCAGAGCTGGTCTTTCTGGAAATACATAATATACATGTAATGAGAGAATCGCTGCGTAAACTTAAAGAAATAGTGTATCCTACTATTGATGAGACTCGGTGGTTGTCGAACGTGGACTCCACACACTGGTTGGAATATATAAGA atgcTTCTTGCTGGAGCAGTAAGAATTGCTGACAAAATTGAGTCTAGTAAAACATCTGTGGTGGTGCATTGCAGTGATGGTTGGGATCGAACTGCCCAGCTCACTGCTCTAGCTATGCTTATGCTGGACAGCTATTACAGAACTATCAAGGGATTTGAAGTCCTTATAGAGAAAGAATGGATAAGTTTTGGACACCGGTTTGCAATG CGAGTAGGACATGGAGACGATGACCATGCTGATGCAGACCGATCTCCCATCTTCCTTCAGTTCATTGACTGCGTTTGGCAAATGACCAAGCAG TTTCCTTCAGCATTTGAATTCAATGAATTATTTTTGATCACCATTCTGGATCACCTTTATAGTTGTCTCTTCGGGACTTTCTTATGCAACTGTGAAAAAGAGAGGGTGAAAGAG GAGGTAAGCACAAAGACTGTGTCGCTGTGGTCCTATGTAAACAGTCAACTAGATGAATTCACAAATCCTTTCTACGTAAACTATGAAAACCATGTCCTGTATCCTGTTGCCAGTCTGAACCATTTGGAACTATGGGTGAACTACTACGTCAGATGGAACCCAAGAATGCGGCCTCAG